One genomic region from Bradyrhizobium icense encodes:
- a CDS encoding pyridoxamine 5'-phosphate oxidase family protein, whose product MSDVHTYSSDVAFTAAVKAIQTRKGSREAYASIEARGGWRVDIDENLAGFLAETTSFYLATASADGQPYIQHRGGPKGFVKILDKNTIAFADYSGNRQYISQGNLSENPKAHIFVMDYAHRRRVKIWGEARVVEDDPALTKSLMPHGYKARPEQVILFKIAAWDTNCPQHIPQKFDAADVAQALAVRDARIAELESELAALKRQPAPAG is encoded by the coding sequence ATGTCTGACGTTCACACCTATTCCAGCGATGTCGCCTTTACGGCGGCGGTGAAGGCGATCCAGACCCGCAAGGGCTCGCGCGAGGCCTATGCCAGCATCGAGGCGCGCGGCGGCTGGCGCGTCGATATCGACGAAAACCTCGCCGGCTTCCTGGCGGAGACCACGAGCTTCTATCTCGCGACCGCCTCAGCCGACGGCCAGCCCTACATCCAGCACCGTGGCGGGCCGAAGGGTTTTGTCAAAATTCTCGACAAGAACACGATCGCGTTCGCCGATTACAGCGGCAACCGGCAGTACATCAGCCAAGGCAATCTGTCGGAGAATCCGAAGGCGCATATTTTCGTGATGGACTATGCGCATCGCCGGCGCGTGAAGATCTGGGGCGAGGCGCGCGTGGTGGAAGACGATCCGGCGCTGACGAAATCGCTGATGCCGCATGGCTACAAAGCGCGGCCTGAGCAGGTTATTCTGTTCAAGATTGCGGCGTGGGACACCAATTGCCCACAGCACATCCCGCAGAAGTTCGACGCAGCCGACGTCGCGCAGGCATTGGCTGTACGCGACGCCCGCATTGCCGAACTTGAGAGCGAACTGGCCGCTCTGAAGCGCCAGCCCGCTCCGGCAGGCTAG
- a CDS encoding PaaI family thioesterase: MTAPDIPAGFEPHTRKSPLTDPWEPLYSKKTDKAVIIGLRLAKPHTNGRGLIHGGLIAALADNAMGHSCAHVMGGVSSLVTIGLAVDFVGTAEVGQWLAVESEVVKTGKTICFAQSLIKADDAVIARANATFRVVPKKAPVP; the protein is encoded by the coding sequence ATGACCGCACCTGACATTCCCGCGGGCTTCGAGCCGCACACCCGCAAGAGCCCGCTCACCGATCCGTGGGAGCCACTGTATTCGAAGAAGACCGACAAGGCCGTCATCATCGGGCTGCGGCTGGCAAAGCCGCACACCAATGGCCGTGGCCTGATCCACGGCGGGCTGATTGCGGCGCTGGCCGACAATGCCATGGGCCATAGCTGCGCCCATGTGATGGGCGGGGTGTCGTCGCTGGTGACGATCGGGCTGGCGGTCGATTTCGTCGGCACCGCGGAGGTCGGGCAGTGGCTCGCGGTCGAGAGCGAGGTGGTCAAGACCGGCAAGACGATCTGCTTCGCGCAGAGCCTGATCAAGGCCGACGACGCCGTGATCGCGCGGGCCAATGCGACGTTTCGAGTGGTGCCGAAGAAGGCGCCGGTGCCGTAA
- a CDS encoding glutathione S-transferase family protein yields MITLYGFGTGFGLPEISPFVTKTEVQLKMAGLVYRKEKAKPPASPKGQLPYIVDEAETIADSTFIRAHLEAKYGFDFDAPLSLQARAQAWAFERMIEHHIYWALVGARWVEGDNFAKGPAHFFDGAPAHLREKMREDAQFRVAENYLLSGLGRHAPDEDIDLAVRSLFALSVQLGDKPFMMGEAPCGMDATAFATLAGILTPFFESALRQRTEQFANLTTYVDRMMLLYYPEFAWAPVQQQAA; encoded by the coding sequence ATGATTACGCTCTACGGCTTCGGCACCGGTTTCGGCCTGCCGGAGATCAGCCCCTTTGTGACCAAGACCGAGGTCCAGTTGAAGATGGCCGGTCTTGTCTATCGCAAGGAAAAGGCCAAGCCGCCGGCTTCCCCCAAGGGGCAGTTGCCCTACATCGTCGATGAGGCCGAGACGATCGCCGATTCCACGTTCATTCGCGCGCATCTGGAGGCCAAGTATGGTTTCGATTTCGATGCGCCGCTCAGCCTGCAGGCGCGTGCGCAGGCCTGGGCGTTCGAGCGGATGATCGAGCATCATATCTATTGGGCGCTGGTCGGTGCGCGCTGGGTCGAGGGCGATAATTTCGCCAAGGGTCCTGCGCATTTCTTCGACGGCGCGCCGGCGCACTTGCGCGAGAAGATGCGCGAGGACGCCCAGTTCCGCGTCGCCGAGAACTACCTGCTCAGCGGCCTCGGCCGCCACGCTCCGGACGAGGATATCGATCTCGCCGTTCGCTCGCTGTTTGCGCTGTCCGTCCAGCTTGGCGACAAGCCGTTTATGATGGGGGAGGCGCCCTGCGGCATGGACGCGACCGCGTTCGCTACGCTCGCCGGAATCCTGACGCCGTTCTTCGAGTCGGCGCTGCGGCAGCGGACCGAGCAATTCGCCAATCTCACCACCTATGTCGACCGGATGATGCTGCTGTATTATCCGGAATTCGCCTGGGCGCCGGTGCAACAGCAAGCCGCCTGA
- a CDS encoding LysR family transcriptional regulator: MDRLDAMQAFVAVADLRGFAPAARKLGLSPSGVTRLIAALEDRLGARLLQRTTRQVTLTDAGSRYLERARRILADVEEAEGAVAGERTRPEGQLVISAPVGFGRLHVSAIVTAYLKRYPDVGIDLRLSDRMINLVEDGVDLAVRIGHLPDSTLVARHVGEMRRIVVASSGYLRARGEPQRPGDIAAHDTIQFGAMTAALDWRFVEDGREIRVGSTPRFATNSSDAAIQYAEQDGGLTRVMAYQAAESLKARRLRIVLAKFEQPAMPIHIVYPTSRLLSAKVRTFVDLVTEMADWHFG, translated from the coding sequence ATGGACCGGCTCGATGCCATGCAGGCCTTTGTCGCGGTGGCCGATCTGCGGGGCTTTGCTCCCGCGGCGCGCAAGCTCGGGCTATCCCCGTCCGGCGTCACGCGGCTGATTGCGGCGCTGGAGGATCGTCTGGGCGCACGCCTGTTGCAGCGGACCACGCGGCAGGTGACGCTGACCGATGCCGGCTCACGCTATCTGGAGCGGGCACGGCGAATTCTGGCCGACGTCGAGGAGGCCGAGGGCGCCGTCGCCGGCGAGCGCACGCGCCCCGAGGGGCAGCTCGTCATCTCGGCGCCGGTAGGGTTCGGCCGGCTGCATGTCAGCGCAATCGTGACCGCCTACCTGAAGCGCTATCCCGACGTCGGCATCGACCTCCGTTTGTCCGACCGCATGATCAACCTCGTCGAGGACGGTGTCGATCTCGCTGTTAGAATCGGCCATCTGCCCGATTCGACGCTGGTGGCGCGGCATGTCGGCGAGATGCGGCGGATCGTTGTGGCTTCATCAGGCTATCTCCGGGCGCGCGGCGAGCCGCAGCGGCCAGGGGACATTGCCGCGCATGACACGATCCAGTTCGGCGCCATGACCGCGGCGCTCGACTGGCGTTTCGTCGAGGATGGCCGCGAGATCCGCGTCGGCAGCACGCCGCGCTTCGCCACCAACAGCTCGGACGCCGCCATTCAATATGCCGAGCAGGACGGCGGACTGACGCGGGTGATGGCCTATCAGGCGGCCGAATCGCTGAAAGCGCGGCGGCTCAGAATCGTATTGGCAAAATTCGAACAGCCGGCGATGCCGATCCACATCGTCTATCCGACCTCGCGGCTGCTCTCGGCCAAGGTGCGCACCTTCGTCGATCTCGTCACTGAAATGGCCGACTGGCATTTTGGGTAA